One window of the uncultured Treponema sp. genome contains the following:
- a CDS encoding GNAT family N-acetyltransferase, whose amino-acid sequence MDFFAKRFDELNTTELYELLKARSEIFVMEQNIHYQDMDDIDYKSLHCFLADGGKVCAYLRAFYADESCGIVKIGRVLTLQHGNGIGRELMENSIHAIRQKMNFKKIYLDAQKHAVGFYKKFRFKEVSSDFLEEGIVHVEMEIEL is encoded by the coding sequence ATGGATTTTTTTGCGAAAAGATTTGACGAGTTGAACACAACAGAGCTTTATGAACTTCTCAAGGCGCGGTCCGAGATTTTTGTGATGGAGCAGAATATTCATTATCAGGATATGGACGACATTGATTACAAAAGTCTGCATTGTTTTTTGGCTGACGGCGGAAAGGTTTGCGCATATCTTAGGGCTTTTTATGCGGATGAAAGTTGTGGCATTGTGAAGATTGGCAGGGTTTTGACTTTGCAGCACGGAAACGGCATTGGTCGTGAGCTGATGGAAAACAGCATTCATGCGATACGGCAAAAGATGAACTTCAAAAAAATCTATTTGGACGCACAGAAACACGCCGTTGGTTTTTATAAAAAATTCAGGTTCAAGGAAGTTTCCAGCGATTTTTTGGAAGAAGGAATTGTCCACGTGGAGATGGAGATAGAACTTTGA
- a CDS encoding GNAT family N-acetyltransferase, translating into MLIRKAENKDLSRVAEIFVFNNRINYFPIFKDASYSFGTMQVVSAVDNYFGKEETLDNLFVAEDGGIIKGFIEIRKTEIAKLYVEPFFQNCGTGGELIEFALQNFQADFLWALEKNTRAILFYRRHGFFPTGARKHEEGTAEYIVELRRK; encoded by the coding sequence ATGCTAATCAGAAAAGCTGAAAATAAAGATTTGTCCCGGGTCGCAGAGATTTTCGTTTTCAACAACCGGATTAATTATTTTCCGATTTTCAAGGACGCATCCTATTCCTTTGGAACGATGCAGGTTGTTTCGGCAGTCGATAATTACTTCGGAAAAGAAGAGACGTTAGACAATCTGTTTGTGGCGGAAGATGGCGGCATCATAAAGGGGTTCATCGAAATCCGGAAAACTGAAATTGCAAAACTTTACGTTGAGCCGTTTTTTCAGAACTGCGGAACAGGCGGAGAACTGATTGAATTTGCACTTCAGAATTTTCAGGCGGATTTTCTGTGGGCGTTGGAAAAAAACACAAGGGCGATTTTGTTTTACAGGCGGCACGGATTTTTCCCGACCGGCGCAAGAAAACACGAGGAAGGCACGGCGGAATATATTGTTGAACTGCGGCGGAAATAG